DNA sequence from the Mycobacteriales bacterium genome:
CCGCAACGCGACCCACCAGATGAAGAAGCTCACCAAGAAGGAGCTCAAGACCTTCCGCGACCGGCTCTACCTCGAGATTCCCGACAAGGAGCTCGAGGGCGACCTGCCGCCCTACTACCACCCCGGCCCGGAGTCGGAGGAGATCCAGTACATGCTCGAGCGCCGCGAGGCGCTGGGCGGCTTCCTGCCCAAGCGGGTGCTGCGCGCCCGCCCGCTGCGGCTGCCCGACGACAAGGTCTACCAGCGGCTGCAGAGCGGGTCGGGCGAGCAGGAGGTCGCCACGACGATGGCGTTCGTCCGCCTGCTCAAGGACCTGATGAAGGACAAGGAGCTCGGCAAGCGGTTCGTGCCGCTGATCCCCGACGAGGCGCGCACGTTCGGCATCGACTCGCTGTTCCCGACCGCGAAGATCTACTCGCCCCACGGGCAGCGCTACGAGCCGGTCGACGCGGAGCTGCTGCTGTCCTACCGCGAGGACACCCGCGGGCAGATCCTGCACGAGGGCATCAGCGAGGCCGGTTGCATGGGGTCGTTCGCGGCCGCGGGCTCGGCCTACGCCACGCACGGCGAGCCGATGATCCCGGTCTTCGTCTTCTACTCGATGTTCGGCTTCCAGCGCACGGGCGACTTCGCGTGGTCGTGCGGCGACCAGATGGCGCGCGGTTTCCTGCTCGGCGCCACCGCAGGCCGCACGACCCTCAACGGGGAGGGGCTGCAGCACGAGGACGGGCACTCGATGCTGCTCGCGTCGACCAACCCCGCGGTCGTCGCCTACGACCCGGCGTGGGGCTTCGAGATCGCGTTCATCGTCAAGGACGCGCTGCGCCGGATGTACGGCGACGAGCCCGAGAACATCTTCTACTACCTGACCGTCTACAACGAGCCCAAGCCGCAGCCCGCCGCGCCCGAGGTCGACGGCCTGGAAGAGGGCGTCCTGCGCGGCCTCTACCGCTTCCGGCCGGCGCCGGAGGTCCGGACCCGGAACGGCCCCGCCCCGCGGGTACAGCTGCTCGCCAGCGGCACCGCGATGCACTGGGCGTTGGAGGCGCAGCACCTGCTGGCCGAGGACTGGGGCGTGGCGGCCGACGTCTGGTCGGCGACGTCATGGAACGAGCTGCGCCGCGACGCGGTCGCTTGCGACGACTGGAACCTCCTGCACCCGGGCGACGAACAACGCCGGGTGCCCTGGGTGACCCGCCAGCTCGACGGGCAGCCGGGGCCGGTCATCGCGGTGAGCGACTGGATGCGCGCGGTGCCCGACCAGATCGCGCAGTGGGTGCCAAGCGACTGGACGTCGCTCGGCACCGACGGGTTCGGCCACTCCGACACCCGACCGGCGCTACGCCGCTTCTTCCACGTCGACGGGCCGTCGATCACGCTTGCCGCGTTGAGCGAGCTGGCGCATCGCGGCGAGGCGAAGGCGGAGGTGCTGACCGAGGCGATCGAGCGTTACCAGCTCTAGCCCGCACATCGGCGACTACTCGTGGCGGTGCGCGCCGCGGATCGCGGCGATGATGATCACTGCGGCCCCGAGGATCGTGATCAGCAGGTAGGCGATCACCAGGTTGCGGACGCTGGCCTGCGGCACGCTCAGCGAGAAGCCGTGGTCGGCGTTCTGCGAGCCCGTGGTGCTGGTGCCGGGTGCACCGGCGGGCGCTCCCGTCTGGACGGCGTCCTGAGCTCCGGCAGCGGGCAGCCCGGAGGCGGGCGCGTCGGTCGACGCGGGCACGCGGGACGCCGGAGCGTCAGCGACCGGTGCACCGGCGGCCGTCGCCGTGGCCACGGCCGCCGGCCGACTGTCGGCCGACAGTGCATGCGTCGTCGTGCCGGCGAAGGGGGCGGCGACGAGGATCGCGCTGACCAGTCCGGCGGGAAGCAGCGCGGCCGGGGTGATGCGACCGGTCCGCGTGCGCAGCTCGCGGGAGTGCGGCTGTGGGCAGGGACGTGCGGGCGTGCCAGTGGGGCGGTCGATCGTCAGCGCCACCGTGGTGCCCTCCTTCGTCCTCCCCCGGCCGTGACTCGCGCCGGTCGGTCGTCCCCGCCGGCTGCGGCGCACACTTTCGGTGTGCCCTCCCTCGCCGCGTTTCTCACCTGGCGACGCGTGGCCAAGCCCACGGGTAAGAGCGCCGCCGCTTCTGGGCAGGCCCGGCGCTCCGGCGTACGCCCCCGGCCCGATCTGACCGGTCCGGCATCGTCTGATCGGACGATTTTGCCGGCGCCTTCGCCGCATTCGGCCCGGTCGGGCTACGAACGCCCCTCCGGACCGGC
Encoded proteins:
- the aceE gene encoding pyruvate dehydrogenase (acetyl-transferring), homodimeric type translates to MAQGRNRYSVITDGLPSQIPDVDPQETQEWVESLDAVIDAAGPRRARYLMLKLLERSRERQVGVPALRSTDYVNTIPAEAEPWFPGDEYIERRIRAYIRWNAAIMVSRANIMQPGVGGHIATYASAASLYEVGYNHFFRGKDGGESGDQVFIQGHASPGIYARAFLEGRLTEDQLDGFRQEISRGGLPSYPHPRLMPDFWEFPTVSMGLSPLNAIYQARFNRYLHDRQIKDTSRSHVWSFLGDGEMDEPEALGAIGVAAREELDNLTFVVNCNLQRLDGPVRGNGKIIQELESYFRGAGWHVIKVVWGREWDELLANDKDGVLVNAMNTTPDGQFQRYSVSDGGYIRDNFFGRDPRLRKLVEHLSDDQLTRLSRGGHDYRKVYAAFRAARDHVGQPTVILAQTIKGWTLGPDFEARNATHQMKKLTKKELKTFRDRLYLEIPDKELEGDLPPYYHPGPESEEIQYMLERREALGGFLPKRVLRARPLRLPDDKVYQRLQSGSGEQEVATTMAFVRLLKDLMKDKELGKRFVPLIPDEARTFGIDSLFPTAKIYSPHGQRYEPVDAELLLSYREDTRGQILHEGISEAGCMGSFAAAGSAYATHGEPMIPVFVFYSMFGFQRTGDFAWSCGDQMARGFLLGATAGRTTLNGEGLQHEDGHSMLLASTNPAVVAYDPAWGFEIAFIVKDALRRMYGDEPENIFYYLTVYNEPKPQPAAPEVDGLEEGVLRGLYRFRPAPEVRTRNGPAPRVQLLASGTAMHWALEAQHLLAEDWGVAADVWSATSWNELRRDAVACDDWNLLHPGDEQRRVPWVTRQLDGQPGPVIAVSDWMRAVPDQIAQWVPSDWTSLGTDGFGHSDTRPALRRFFHVDGPSITLAALSELAHRGEAKAEVLTEAIERYQL